From a single Streptomyces misionensis genomic region:
- a CDS encoding adenosine deaminase, with protein sequence MERVRDLSELPKAHLHLHFTGSMRPGTVLELADKHGVRLPETLTEALTSGEPPKLRATDERGWFRFQRLYDAARSCLREPEDIRRLVREAAQEDLRDGSGWLEIQVDPTSYAPRLGGLIPTLEIILDAVESTSRETGLGMRVLVAANRMKHPLDARTLARLAVRYADRGVVGFGLSNDERRGMARDFDRAFHIAREGGLLSAPHGGELTGPASVRDCLDDLHAARIGHGVRAAEDPRLLKRLADRQVTCEVCPASNVALGVYEKPADVPLRTFFDAGVPMALGADDPLLFGSRLAAQYEIARHVHGFSDPELAELARQSVRGSAAPADVKARLLAGVDDWLTRPPA encoded by the coding sequence ATGGAGCGCGTACGTGATCTCTCTGAGCTGCCGAAGGCCCATCTGCACCTGCATTTCACCGGCTCGATGCGGCCGGGCACCGTACTGGAACTGGCCGACAAGCACGGCGTACGGCTGCCCGAGACGCTGACGGAGGCGTTGACCAGCGGGGAGCCGCCGAAACTCAGGGCGACGGACGAGCGGGGCTGGTTCCGCTTCCAGCGGCTGTACGACGCGGCGCGCTCCTGTCTGCGCGAGCCGGAGGACATCCGGCGCCTGGTGCGGGAGGCCGCCCAGGAGGATCTGCGGGACGGCTCGGGCTGGTTGGAGATCCAGGTGGACCCGACGTCGTACGCGCCCCGGCTCGGCGGGCTGATCCCGACGCTGGAGATCATCCTGGACGCGGTGGAGAGCACCTCGCGGGAGACCGGGCTCGGGATGCGGGTGCTGGTGGCCGCGAACCGGATGAAGCACCCGCTGGACGCCCGCACCCTGGCCCGGCTCGCGGTGCGGTACGCGGACCGGGGCGTGGTGGGCTTCGGGCTGTCCAACGACGAACGGCGGGGCATGGCGCGGGACTTCGACCGGGCCTTCCACATCGCGCGGGAGGGCGGCCTGCTGTCGGCCCCGCACGGCGGCGAGCTGACCGGCCCGGCGTCGGTGCGGGACTGCCTGGACGATCTGCACGCGGCGCGGATCGGGCACGGGGTACGGGCGGCCGAGGACCCGAGGCTGCTGAAGCGGCTGGCCGACCGCCAGGTGACGTGCGAGGTGTGCCCGGCGTCCAATGTGGCGCTCGGGGTGTACGAGAAGCCGGCGGACGTGCCGCTGCGCACCTTCTTCGACGCCGGTGTCCCGATGGCGCTGGGCGCCGACGACCCGCTGCTGTTCGGCTCCCGGCTGGCCGCGCAGTACGAGATCGCCCGCCATGTGCACGGCTTCTCGGACCCGGAGCTGGCGGAGCTGGCCCGCCAGTCGGTGCGCGGCTCGGCCGCCCCCGCGGACGTCAAGGCACGGCTGCTGGCGGGCGTGGACGACTGGCTGACGCGCCCGCCGGCCTGA
- a CDS encoding UDP-N-acetylmuramate dehydrogenase, whose protein sequence is MHVLHDAPLAPLTTFRLGGPATRLVTAGTDAEVIDAVREADDSGTPLLIIGGGSNLVIGDKGFDGTALRIATRGVELRGTTLELAAGEVWSDAVARSVEAGLAGIECLAGIPGSAGATPIQNVGAYGQEVSATISEVIAYDRRAGETVTLTNEECAFSYRHSRFKADPERYVVLRVRFELEDAGGLSAPVKYAETARTLGVEPGDRVPLAQARETVLKLRAGKGMVLDAEDHDTWSAGSFFTNPILTEERFTAFRARVRERLGADVEPPAYPAGEGRTKTSAAWLIDKAGYTKGYGTGPARISTKHTLALTNRGEATTEDLLALAREVVAGVREAFGITLVNEPVMVGVGL, encoded by the coding sequence GTGCACGTACTCCACGACGCCCCCCTCGCCCCGCTCACCACCTTCCGGCTCGGTGGGCCCGCCACGCGGTTGGTGACCGCCGGGACCGATGCCGAGGTGATCGACGCCGTACGGGAGGCCGACGACAGCGGGACCCCCCTGCTGATCATCGGCGGCGGGTCGAACCTGGTCATCGGGGACAAGGGGTTCGACGGGACCGCGCTGCGGATCGCCACCCGGGGGGTGGAGCTGCGCGGCACGACCCTGGAGCTGGCGGCCGGTGAGGTGTGGAGCGACGCCGTCGCCCGCAGCGTGGAGGCCGGGCTCGCCGGCATCGAGTGCCTGGCCGGTATCCCCGGGTCGGCGGGCGCCACGCCGATCCAGAACGTGGGGGCGTACGGCCAGGAGGTCTCCGCCACCATCTCCGAGGTGATCGCCTACGACCGCCGCGCCGGCGAGACGGTCACCCTCACCAACGAGGAGTGCGCCTTCTCGTACCGCCACAGCCGCTTCAAGGCCGACCCCGAGCGGTACGTCGTGCTGCGCGTCCGCTTCGAGCTGGAGGACGCGGGCGGGCTGTCCGCGCCGGTCAAGTACGCGGAGACGGCCCGGACGCTCGGCGTCGAGCCCGGGGACCGGGTGCCGCTCGCCCAGGCCCGCGAGACGGTGCTGAAGCTGCGGGCGGGCAAGGGCATGGTCCTCGACGCCGAGGACCACGACACCTGGTCGGCCGGTTCCTTCTTCACCAACCCGATCCTCACCGAGGAGCGGTTCACGGCGTTCCGGGCACGCGTGCGCGAGCGGCTCGGCGCGGACGTCGAGCCGCCCGCCTACCCGGCGGGAGAAGGCCGTACGAAGACCTCCGCGGCCTGGCTGATCGACAAGGCCGGCTACACCAAGGGGTACGGCACCGGGCCCGCCCGCATCTCCACCAAGCACACCCTCGCCCTCACCAACCGCGGCGAGGCCACCACCGAGGACCTGCTCGCCCTCGCCCGCGAGGTCGTCGCCGGGGTGCGCGAGGCCTTCGGGATCACCCTCGTCAACGAGCCGGTGATGGTGGGCGTCGGCCTGTAG